The genomic DNA TTGCATATTCACTTGGTGGAAGTTTATTACAAAATTTTTTCAATCGACCTATTTTAATGGTGACTATTTTTACAAGATCTAATTATTCACCATCTATTAAGATATCTGGTCCTGAGAAAATATCAAAAGTAAGGCATCTGGAGGATGTTGGATTTACGGATAAATTAGGTATTAATTTTCAGTGTTTAAATTTCAATGAACCGCCACTTAGAGGGTATTCACGCCCGGAAATATTCGCAAAAAATAATCCTGCTTCAGATCCGATTTATACAGATGTGTATAATACTTTATTAAAATTAATAAAATCATATCCATGTGATTTAATAGCAGCGCCAATGGGTCTTGGGAACCATATAGACCATATTATGTTATGTGATATTTGCAGTAGAATTGCCAAAGAAAATAATATAAGAATTGTTTTTTATGAGGATCTCCAGTATGCGTCGATGTTAACTTTGAAACAAATAAAAATCAGAGCAAAATCTATTAATCCAAATCTTAAATTTTCTAACATAAATATTAGTTCTATATTTAATGATAAAATTGAAAATATGAAATTTTATAAAACGCAAGCACGCAGGACTTTCTTTACATTGATCAAGTCACATGCTCTTCGTCTTGCTATCGAAAATAAAAGTTTGATAGATATGTTCGGACCATATAATTTATATAAATATATATTATTTTTATTTACTAATAAAACAGTAGATATCCCATTATACGAACGTATATGGTATTATGACAATGGTGAACAAAAAGAACATAATGAATATAATATATCTGAAATAAATACATCTGAAATAAGAATTAATAAAACAGGAAAAATATATGGACAAATATTAAAAGGGGAATAGATATGAAAGTTTTACTTGTGAATCCACCAAGATTTAAAAAAATGTCTGTTATCAGGGAAGAACGGTGTGAGATTATTGAGAAGAATTCAGTTTTGCCTCCATACAGTCTGCTTCAGATTGCATCTCTTTTACGAAGTCAGGGACATAAAGTTGACCTTATTGATGCAAACGGTGAGAATATAGAGTATCCAGCTTTTGAAAAAATGCTTTCTGAGAATGATTATGAAGCAGTTATTATTAAGTTCATTCCTTCAACTTTTGACTGTGATATGAAAGTTGCATCAATTTCAAAAAAGTACTCTGATGCACCCACAATTGGCATCTGCTGGACTCTTGGTAGTTTTGCCAGGAATGTTCTTGATGAAGCAAAAGATCTTGATATTTACATAAGACATGAATATGAAGTAGTGGCGCCAGATCTTATTAACAGGTTAGCTGCAGGACCTGAGCTTTCGGAGGTGGCAGGGATTGCGTACCGTTTTGATGGTGAAATTAAAGTCAACAGGGATGCTGATCCTATAAATAATTATGACGATATACCTATCCCTGCTTATGATTTGTTAAAATCCTTTGATTTATATTATGCGGATACCAAACATGGTCAACCTTTCACTATAATGTATACGAGTAAGGGCTGTCCCAATTCTTGTATATATTGCACAATGGCAAAAACCAAATGGAAAGCAAGGTCTGCCAGGAGCGTACTTGAGGAACTGAGATACCTTAAGCAGAATTACAATATTAAAACTATAATGTTTTTTGATGAGGTCTTCACGATGGATAAAAAACGTGTTGAGACTATTGCACGAACAATGGTCTCTGAAAGGTTGAATATAAAATGGTATTGTAATTCCAGGGTTGATCTTATAGACATGGATCTTCTTCAAAAAATGAAGCAGGCAGGATGCACGGCCGTTAGCATGGGAATAGAATCCGGCAGCCAGAAGATCATAGGCGGGGCAAATAAGAGAATATCTGTTGAAGAATCAGCTAAAGCAATACAAATGGTCAAAGATGCAGGAATTAAGGCATATTGCAGTTTTATTTTCGGATTACCGGGTGAAAACAGGACGACTGTCAAAGAAACGATCGACTTTATCAAACGAACACTTCCCACAGGGGGTGAATTCAATGTTGCAACGCCTTATCCGGGAACAAAATTGTATGAAATCGCTCTGGAAAAAGGGTGGATAACAGAACAAACAGATTTCAGGACCTTGCATCAGAATAAATCGATTATGAGAACTGAGGAATTGACAAGTGAAGAGATAAATAAAGCCAGGGAAATGGCACATCAGGCGATATTCTTGAATCCCAGGTGGTGGATTCAGAATATTGGATACGTTATCAAGAATCCGGATGATTTCAATCTTGCAAGTAGATACGCCATCGGTGCATTAAAATTAGCTTTTGGGCAATAAATAAACCAAAGGACGAATATTTATGGAGAAAAAAATATTTCTTATGACCTCTTCTTACTATCCGCCATATCATATAGGAGGAGATGCTACACATGTAAAATATCTCTCAGAAGAACTGGTGAAGCTTGGACATGAAGTGCATGTTATGTTCAGCCTGGATGCATATCGTTACAAGAAACCGGATTTTAATGGGGATTTTAAAGAAACTGATGAAAGTAATGGTGTTTTTCTTCATCCTCTGAAATCGCCTTTAGGTAAATCAGACTTGTATCTCACCTATCTCACAGGAAAATCAACGTATGTTAAGAAGACATTCGATAGTCTGTTAGGTGAAATCAAACCTGATGTTGTCCACCATCATAACATCTTCTTTCTTGGATACAATATCCTGAAAAAGCAGGGAAGTTATACCAATCTTTATACTGCCCATGATTATTGGCTGATATGCCAGAGATTCGATTTGATGAAATATGGCCAAAAAGAGTGTGAAAAACAAAGCTGTCTTTCATGCACCTTCCATTCAAAAAGGTTACTTCAGACATGGCGGGGAAGTAAAGAGTTTATTCGGGCAATGGGAGATATCGATACTATTATTGCTCCGAGTAACTTTATGAAAAAAAAACTTTCTAAGTGGCTACCTGTAAAGACTAATATTGTACATATACCCAACTTTGCTCCTGCTCCGCCCAACAATATAAAAGAATCCGGTTATTCAAACTATTTTTTATTTGTTGGAGTGCTTGAAAAGTATAAGGGAATCTGTAATCTCCTTAAAGTATTCATAGAGCACGAGAAGGAGATAGATGCAAAGCTTATTATCGTTGGAGAAGGCAGTTTCAGGGAAAAAATCACGGATCACATAGCCAGGAATAAATTGGATAATAAAATCATTGTTTTGGGGTGGATAAGTCATCATGATCTCTGGTCGCTTTATAATGATGCTCGGGCGTTAATAGTTCCTTCAATCAACCTTGAAAATAATCCTCTTGTTGCACTGGAGTCAATGTCAGTGGGTACTCCTGTAACCGGAAAGGATTCCGGTGGAATTGGGGAAATTATCGGAAAAGTGGATAAAGATATAATTTTTAAAGGTGAGGGGATAGAGGAGATTAGACTATTTTTGCAGAATAAAAAATTTTATTCCAAGGAAAAAATCAAGCAAATCTATGCCAGATATTATTCTCTGGATGGATTTATGAGAGAGTATGTATCGCTTATCAGGAATAAAACCGAAAACAAAGATGAAAATTATGAAAGAACTTAAAAATCCGCAGAAAGGAAATATGCCTGCATATATAAGAAAATGGTTCTCTTCTCCCACCAATTCAAAAACATATATATATATTGTACTTATAAGTTTCTTATTTTTATTTTATAGTATCTGGGAAATAAAACCTGTTATAATTGATATAGGAGATTTTCTCGGATTGTTATCTCACTTAACCTTAGCATATTGGATAGGATATGTCCTTATGTTGGTGTTCTCTATCAGACTGTTTTTAGACAAACAAATAAAACATGATAGTATATATTTAGTATTTCTAATTGCTATCGGATTATTCCTTTTTGGAGTGCCGATATTTGCGGAAGAAAATCCGCGATTCCCTTGGTCTTACTATCCCGCAGGAGAAGTTCAGACAGTTTTAGATACAAATCATGTGGACATTGCATCAAATTATCCTCTTATGACATATCGTTCCTGGCCATCTATGCATCTTACTTCCGCAAGCATTTTGTATTTGATGGATATCAAAATAGCTGATTTATTAAAATATATGCCTTTATTTTGGGTTTTCTCAGTAATCTTAATTACTTTCAGTATCGGAAAACGTCTTGGATTGTCACCGAACCAATATTTTGCATCATCTTTTCTCTTCCTAGCATCATTCTGGACTGGTCTTTACTACTATGGACCTCCGTCTCTTGCATATTTGCTATATCTTTTGTTATTTCTGTTTATCGTTACATTCAGTAGAATTAATCCTAATTCAAGTTTGATAGAACCCCACAAGGATAAAAAAAGTGGCAGAATTGAAAATACAATACTGATAAGTCTGACTTTTACATCATTGGTCATAACACATATATTGACTCCAATTGCAGTAATAGTAGGATTTATTTTTTCATCATCATTTATTAGAGCACTCAATAAACAACGTGTTAAATTCATAACACTTTTTTTTCTAATTTTTATTGTGTGGCATATATATTTTGCACCTGCTATGTTTAAAACCGGCTTATTAGAGTTTATGAGAATAGTTACTGAGGTTGATTTTTTTGGCTTTTTTAAAACTGAAAAATACAGTCCAGGGGAGTTTTTGACACGATGGATAGTACATTACAGTCGTCTTTTTTACTTAGTAGTATACGCTATTGCTATGATTGCCGCAACTTTTCTCTACCTAACCCGCCGAATCAAAGAAAATTATATGGAATCAACTAAAATTTGTTTTTTTTGGCTCATTGGTATTTTGACCCTTTTTGCATTAAGGTATGGTCGAAATGAAATAGATGATAGGATTTTCCTATTTTCATTAGTACCAATGGTGTTTATCATATCTTTTGCATTTGATAGGAAAATCATTGCCGTCATGGCAATTTTGCTGGTACTTTTCCACATGCCAGCGCATTACGGGACTGAAAGTTTTGATTCGATACGAACAACTGAACTAAGCGGTACGAAGTTCTTTACAACAAACGCGGTATTTGCTGACAGGGAAACATATTTTTCTATGTGGGATACGTTCATAGATTACTATAATCCTGAGATGATTAAAGTATTATACTGGACAATGCCAGTCTGGGACAAACCAGAACCCTCAATTATCGGTAATGCAACATATATAATAAATAGTATTGGAAGTCATAATTTTATATATTATTCTTTTGGTTCAGACCCACTTGAAGAATGGATACAGGTGAATAAGCAAACCTTAAATGGCCTTTACGATAATGGTTATTATCAGATATACAGAAATAATAAATGATGAAAATCGAGAATCAGTCATGAGATATATTGAAAAGCTCCGATGTCATAACCCGCATTTTGGGAATATATTTTACCGTCAAAATCCATGTTTGGAACATTTATGACCGATCCCCTATTTATGGCTGGGGAAGTGTTCATTAGACGGAAGTCTGCATTGTCTTGATTAACGAACTCGGGGTCTCCTTCAACATAATTGCTGCCTTTGGTTTCATCCTGCCTTCCTTTGTAATCATTTATAAGATTGTGATCAATTACTGCATTGACATTATTTACTTTGATCGAATAGTGATTGTTCTTGCTGACTATATTATTCCTGATAGTTACATTAACAGCAGAGGAATAATCTAAAGAGATCCCACCTCCCCAATCATCGACCAACCCGTTGTTATACACAGTATTACCTATTATCGATATGTTTTCCATAAGGCCGTTACTATACCATGAAATATCTATCCCTGTTGCTGCATTGTTATAGATTAAATTGCTGTATGCGTTGACATTTCTGAGGCTGCCTCCATTTTCGATAGCAATAGCTATTCCGCGGCCGCTTCTTCTACCATCATGTACCCTGTTACTAAATATCTCAATGTCACTGGAAGATCTATTCCATGAATCTATATAAATACCTGCACTTTCATGCTGGCTTATATCATTGTGATGTATCCTTCCATTGCCTGACCCATCTTTTACGTCTATGCTTTCGGCATTATTCAGGTAAAGTTTATTATTTTTTATTTCGAATCCATTAACATTTGCCAGTGAAATAGTCTCATGCTTCCTCTGGCTTAAACCTTCCAGAGTCTGAGCTTTTGTGATTTCATTCCCATCTATAGTAATGTTTTTCCCGTCTTCTGCATATATTGCAGAAGATGCAGTATTCCGAATGTAGTTTTTCTCGATAGTTATGTTTGTTGGAAAATTCGATGCATAATCACTTGTTACTACGATCCCCATGAACATGGAATTTATTATCCTGAATCCTGAAATATTTATATAACTTGAGCCATGGATTTGAACCAAGCCATCCCAATATGATACAGGTATACCCATACCATCAATAGTAACGTTATCGCCCGGATATGCGGAAAATGTAATATAATTTCCTTGATCTCCTGAGTTTTTAACGTCAATTTTTTCATTATAAGTCCCATTCTTGATGTAAACAGTATCTCCGGCGACCAAAGTGTCTGTGGCTTTCATAATAGTCTTCCACGGTTGTTGCTCTGTGCCAGGATTATAATCGTTTCCGTTTTTGGCTACAAAATAGGTTTTTGAAGAAACCGGTGTTGGTGGTAAAGAAGTGGGGGTAGGTAACAATATGAGTGATAAAAAGTAGACGAGTATTGATAACATGAGAGTTAATAATAATACAAGTTTCAAAATGTTCATTTTGATCATTATTTTTTCCTTGTCACCTTCATATCTATTCGAAATAATTCAATAAACTTTATAGAAACGGAATTTCTATCTAATTACTTATAAAGATTGATTATATATGAGCATATTGGTTTCCAAAAATAAAAGGTTTGGCTTTGGACAGTTTTCATTCAAAATAACAGCTTTTACAAAACTCAGGTATATTATGGGTTCTAATCTTCTCACGTAATACCATATATTCTCTTGAATTCCAAATATCACTAAAACTTGTTTCAAAAAGATTTCCCATTTTTAACGTATGGGAATCAGCAATATTGCAGCAGGGAATGACGTCACCATTCACTGCAATATAAGCACTGGTCCAAGGCCAATAACATTTATTCTTTCTTGAAAAACCTGTGCTTATTATCTCCAAAATTATTTTTTCTTTTTCAGCAGCATTTTTTGCTTCTAGCCATATATAGTCAAATTCTTTAGACTTTGAATCTATTCTAATAGTTTTATTATATCGGTCAATATTGTTTTTTCCCCAATTTACAAGAGTGGTTTGTAAATAAATGGAATCTAAGTTTAATAATTTTGACATTTTGACTATTTGGGTTGTTTCATGAATGTTACTTTTAGTAATTACAGACCATATTGATAAACGAGGATATATATTCAAACCTCTATGATTAATCAAATCTCCAATATTTCTGAGGATTTTTTCAAAATTACTCCCTATTCTAATCTTTTCATGGGTTTCAGAGGTTGCTCCATCAATACTAAAACAAATATGAGTATTTTTTAATTGAATCAATTTTTTAGCTAAGTGTTTATCATAAATAGTTCCATTAGTAAAAACTATCATTGAAATTCCACGCTCTTCTCCTTCTTTCAACATAAAAGGTAATTGTCTGTTA from Candidatus Methanoperedens sp. includes the following:
- a CDS encoding radical SAM protein gives rise to the protein MKVLLVNPPRFKKMSVIREERCEIIEKNSVLPPYSLLQIASLLRSQGHKVDLIDANGENIEYPAFEKMLSENDYEAVIIKFIPSTFDCDMKVASISKKYSDAPTIGICWTLGSFARNVLDEAKDLDIYIRHEYEVVAPDLINRLAAGPELSEVAGIAYRFDGEIKVNRDADPINNYDDIPIPAYDLLKSFDLYYADTKHGQPFTIMYTSKGCPNSCIYCTMAKTKWKARSARSVLEELRYLKQNYNIKTIMFFDEVFTMDKKRVETIARTMVSERLNIKWYCNSRVDLIDMDLLQKMKQAGCTAVSMGIESGSQKIIGGANKRISVEESAKAIQMVKDAGIKAYCSFIFGLPGENRTTVKETIDFIKRTLPTGGEFNVATPYPGTKLYEIALEKGWITEQTDFRTLHQNKSIMRTEELTSEEINKAREMAHQAIFLNPRWWIQNIGYVIKNPDDFNLASRYAIGALKLAFGQ
- a CDS encoding glycosyltransferase — protein: MEKKIFLMTSSYYPPYHIGGDATHVKYLSEELVKLGHEVHVMFSLDAYRYKKPDFNGDFKETDESNGVFLHPLKSPLGKSDLYLTYLTGKSTYVKKTFDSLLGEIKPDVVHHHNIFFLGYNILKKQGSYTNLYTAHDYWLICQRFDLMKYGQKECEKQSCLSCTFHSKRLLQTWRGSKEFIRAMGDIDTIIAPSNFMKKKLSKWLPVKTNIVHIPNFAPAPPNNIKESGYSNYFLFVGVLEKYKGICNLLKVFIEHEKEIDAKLIIVGEGSFREKITDHIARNKLDNKIIVLGWISHHDLWSLYNDARALIVPSINLENNPLVALESMSVGTPVTGKDSGGIGEIIGKVDKDIIFKGEGIEEIRLFLQNKKFYSKEKIKQIYARYYSLDGFMREYVSLIRNKTENKDENYERT
- a CDS encoding DUF1565 domain-containing protein — translated: MIKMNILKLVLLLTLMLSILVYFLSLILLPTPTSLPPTPVSSKTYFVAKNGNDYNPGTEQQPWKTIMKATDTLVAGDTVYIKNGTYNEKIDVKNSGDQGNYITFSAYPGDNVTIDGMGIPVSYWDGLVQIHGSSYINISGFRIINSMFMGIVVTSDYASNFPTNITIEKNYIRNTASSAIYAEDGKNITIDGNEITKAQTLEGLSQRKHETISLANVNGFEIKNNKLYLNNAESIDVKDGSGNGRIHHNDISQHESAGIYIDSWNRSSSDIEIFSNRVHDGRRSGRGIAIAIENGGSLRNVNAYSNLIYNNAATGIDISWYSNGLMENISIIGNTVYNNGLVDDWGGGISLDYSSAVNVTIRNNIVSKNNHYSIKVNNVNAVIDHNLINDYKGRQDETKGSNYVEGDPEFVNQDNADFRLMNTSPAINRGSVINVPNMDFDGKIYSQNAGYDIGAFQYIS
- a CDS encoding radical SAM protein — translated: MSHWTKDIRYLDIKSYRYILNQFPCLLSAKLQGMGEPFLNRQLPFMLKEGEERGISMIVFTNGTIYDKHLAKKLIQLKNTHICFSIDGATSETHEKIRIGSNFEKILRNIGDLINHRGLNIYPRLSIWSVITKSNIHETTQIVKMSKLLNLDSIYLQTTLVNWGKNNIDRYNKTIRIDSKSKEFDYIWLEAKNAAEKEKIILEIISTGFSRKNKCYWPWTSAYIAVNGDVIPCCNIADSHTLKMGNLFETSFSDIWNSREYMVLREKIRTHNIPEFCKSCYFE